One Natator depressus isolate rNatDep1 chromosome 5, rNatDep2.hap1, whole genome shotgun sequence DNA segment encodes these proteins:
- the HINT1 gene encoding adenosine 5'-monophosphoramidase HINT1: MAEEIRKAQAARPGGETIFGKIIRKEIPAKIIFEDEQCLAFHDISPQAPTHFLVVPKKPIVQLSEAEDSDESLLGHLMIVGKKCAAELGLTKGYRMVVNEGPDGGQSVYHVHLHVLGGRQLGWPPG, encoded by the exons ATGGCCGAGGAGATCCGTAAGGCGCAGGCCGCCCGGCCCGGCGGGGAAACCATCTTCGGGAAGATCATCCGCAAGGAGATCCCGGCCAAAATCATCTTCGAGGAcgagcag TGCCTTGCGTTCCATGACATTTCACCTCAAGCTCCAACGCatttcctagtggttcctaagAAGCCAATTGTCCAATTATCTGAAGCAGAAGATTCAGATGAATCT CTTCTTGGACATTTAATGATTGTTGGCAAGAAGTGTGCTGCTGAATTGGGCTTGACCAAGGGATACCGAATGGTCGTGAATGAAGGGCCAGATGGTGGGCAGTCTGTCTATCATGTACATCTCCATGTTCTTGGTGGACGTCAGTTGGGTTGGCCTCCTGGCTAA